In Bacteroidota bacterium, the following proteins share a genomic window:
- a CDS encoding response regulator transcription factor, whose translation MNCIIVDDDATARLDLENKIAQVSFLNLAQSCSSPAEAITALMGEQVDLMILDVMMPETNGLELMNALKEERPQVILISSNKDFAVDAFDFEVTDFIVKPISNERFFRSITKAKRMHEMQTGISSHDEEHLFIKVNSRLVKIDTRDILFVEALADYVTIHRSVNKYTIHSTMKGMEKALSEKKFFRAHNSYIIRLDKISEIEDNCLVLGPKLIPVSRSKLKGLMQRLKFLA comes from the coding sequence ATGAACTGCATAATTGTAGACGATGATGCTACTGCCCGGCTCGATTTGGAAAATAAAATTGCGCAAGTTTCTTTTTTGAATCTGGCCCAGTCCTGTTCTTCTCCTGCAGAAGCAATTACTGCATTAATGGGCGAACAAGTGGATTTAATGATTCTCGATGTGATGATGCCCGAAACAAACGGACTGGAACTGATGAACGCGTTGAAAGAAGAGCGCCCACAGGTGATTTTAATTTCCTCGAATAAAGATTTTGCAGTGGACGCATTTGATTTTGAAGTAACCGATTTTATAGTGAAACCAATTTCGAACGAACGTTTTTTCCGCTCCATTACAAAAGCCAAACGAATGCACGAAATGCAGACAGGAATTTCTTCGCACGATGAGGAACATTTATTTATTAAGGTGAATTCCCGCCTTGTGAAAATTGATACGCGTGATATTTTGTTTGTGGAAGCGCTGGCAGATTATGTAACCATTCACAGATCAGTCAATAAATACACCATCCATTCCACTATGAAGGGAATGGAAAAAGCCCTCTCTGAAAAAAAATTTTTCCGCGCACATAATTCTTACATCATCCGGCTTGATAAAATTTCGGAGATAGAAGATAATTGCTTGGTGCTTGGTCCGAAACTTATTCCTGTGAGCCGTTCAAAATTAAAAGGGCTGATGCAGCGCCTGAAATTTCTTGCATAA
- a CDS encoding YceI family protein, translating to MKKVFLPIFIALACTSFCPHSSDELAIQTANVSFVSSANFETIKGASTDVKGTVDVSKRTFSFSIPLSSFQGFINAQQKKHFNEKFVESPKYPETSFKGKIIEDVNLAVPGTYTVRGKGMLLLHGVEKERIIDAKITVKEGQISVDSGFSIPLEDHGIKVSKMNSLAIAKVVNVTVKIALKST from the coding sequence ATGAAAAAAGTTTTCTTACCCATATTTATTGCCCTTGCCTGCACTTCCTTCTGCCCGCATAGTTCGGATGAGCTCGCCATTCAAACTGCGAACGTTTCGTTTGTTTCTTCTGCAAATTTTGAAACTATCAAAGGCGCTTCTACTGATGTGAAAGGAACTGTGGACGTGAGCAAGCGCACTTTTTCTTTTTCGATTCCGCTTTCTTCTTTCCAGGGATTTATAAATGCCCAGCAGAAAAAACATTTCAACGAAAAATTTGTAGAGTCGCCCAAATATCCCGAAACCTCTTTCAAAGGAAAAATAATTGAAGATGTGAACCTCGCAGTTCCCGGAACTTATACCGTTCGCGGAAAAGGAATGCTGCTGCTTCACGGAGTTGAAAAAGAAAGAATCATTGATGCAAAAATTACGGTGAAGGAAGGACAGATTTCCGTTGATTCCGGTTTTTCCATTCCACTTGAAGACCATGGAATAAAAGTTTCAAAAATGAATTCGCTCGCAATAGCCAAAGTGGTAAATGTTACTGTGAAAATTGCTCTCAAGTCAACCTGA
- the ybeY gene encoding rRNA maturation RNase YbeY — MAVHFFSQNISFSLKKENAVKKFLISVIGKEKRKAGEINFIFCDDKFLLSLNKKFLKHNTLTDIITFQYPSPKLTAEIFISIPRVQENAKKFGASFQNELNRVMIHGILHLCGYKDKKAKEKKEMRTQENFYLKRI, encoded by the coding sequence ATGGCTGTTCATTTTTTTTCACAGAATATTTCTTTTTCATTGAAGAAAGAAAATGCTGTGAAAAAATTTCTTATCTCTGTTATTGGTAAAGAAAAAAGAAAAGCCGGAGAAATTAATTTTATTTTCTGCGATGATAAATTTCTTCTTTCGCTGAATAAAAAATTTCTTAAGCATAATACGCTTACGGATATTATCACTTTTCAATATCCATCCCCAAAATTAACGGCAGAAATTTTCATCAGCATTCCGCGCGTGCAAGAAAATGCAAAAAAGTTTGGCGCATCATTTCAGAACGAATTAAATCGCGTAATGATTCACGGAATTCTACACCTCTGCGGCTACAAAGACAAAAAGGCAAAAGAGAAAAAAGAAATGCGCACGCAGGAAAATTTTTATCTGAAACGGATTTAG
- a CDS encoding ATP-dependent zinc protease, with translation MQKKIKPKQIIGRREMVDFPELGVTGIFAKIDTGAYSNTLHCHAIRVKEKKLCFKVLDPTHPVFNEKEHCFENFSQKKIKNSFGEAEKRFVIKTKIRIAGRTIKSIISLTDRGAMRYPVLIGRRLLKNKFVVDVSIKN, from the coding sequence ATGCAAAAAAAAATAAAACCCAAACAAATCATCGGCAGAAGGGAAATGGTGGATTTTCCGGAGCTCGGTGTTACCGGAATTTTTGCCAAGATAGATACAGGCGCCTACTCAAACACCTTGCATTGCCATGCCATCCGCGTGAAAGAAAAAAAATTATGTTTCAAGGTGCTCGACCCCACGCATCCTGTCTTCAATGAAAAAGAACATTGCTTCGAAAATTTCTCGCAGAAAAAAATAAAAAATTCCTTCGGGGAAGCGGAAAAAAGATTTGTAATCAAAACAAAAATTCGCATTGCGGGCAGAACAATAAAATCAATAATTTCGCTCACCGACCGGGGGGCTATGCGCTACCCCGTTTTAATCGGAAGAAGATTGCTCAAGAATAAATTTGTAGTGGACGTTTCTATTAAAAACTGA
- the cysD gene encoding sulfate adenylyltransferase subunit CysD produces the protein MKYHLDYLDQLESESIHIFREVVGQFERPALLFSGGKDSITLVHLALKAFRPGKFPFPLVHIDTEHNFPEAIQFRDELVKKIGEKLIVRSVGDTIKQKGLVEQRGRFYSRNALQTYTLLDTIEEFRFDACIGGARRDEEKARAKERVFSVRDEFGQWDPKKQRPELWSIYNGRIRQGENVRVFPISNWTELDVWNYIKREKIDLPSIYFSHKRKCIVRPGGLLALTDFVYTDADDRIEERKVRFRTVGDATCTAAVESEANSLDDIIREIEETKISERGATRLDDQTSDASMEDRKKGGYF, from the coding sequence ATGAAATATCATTTAGATTATCTTGACCAACTCGAATCCGAATCTATTCACATTTTTCGTGAAGTGGTGGGGCAATTTGAACGCCCTGCGCTTTTATTTTCCGGAGGAAAAGATTCCATCACATTAGTTCATCTTGCACTGAAAGCATTCCGTCCGGGAAAATTTCCCTTTCCTTTAGTTCACATTGATACCGAACATAATTTTCCGGAAGCAATTCAGTTCAGAGACGAGTTGGTAAAAAAAATAGGAGAGAAATTAATTGTGCGAAGTGTTGGAGATACGATTAAACAAAAAGGATTGGTTGAACAAAGAGGAAGATTCTACAGCCGAAACGCTTTGCAAACCTATACGTTGCTTGACACGATTGAAGAATTCCGTTTTGATGCTTGTATTGGTGGAGCACGCAGAGATGAAGAAAAAGCGCGAGCGAAAGAAAGAGTTTTTTCTGTGCGTGATGAATTCGGGCAGTGGGATCCGAAAAAACAAAGACCGGAGTTGTGGAGCATTTACAACGGAAGAATCCGTCAGGGAGAAAATGTGCGCGTGTTTCCGATTTCCAACTGGACAGAACTGGACGTTTGGAATTACATCAAGCGTGAGAAAATTGATTTGCCTTCCATTTATTTTTCTCACAAAAGAAAATGCATTGTTCGCCCCGGTGGCTTGCTGGCACTGACTGATTTTGTTTACACCGATGCGGACGATAGAATTGAAGAAAGAAAAGTTCGCTTCCGTACTGTTGGTGATGCAACATGTACCGCTGCGGTAGAATCAGAAGCAAATTCACTGGATGATATCATCCGTGAAATAGAAGAAACAAAAATCTCCGAACGCGGTGCAACGCGTTTGGATGACCAAACTTCCGATGCTTCGATGGAAGACAGGAAAAAGGGTGGTTATTTCTAA
- the accC gene encoding acetyl-CoA carboxylase biotin carboxylase subunit: protein MFKKILIANRGEIALRIIRSCKEMGIKTVAVYSTADKDSLHVRFADEAVCIGPPASKDSYLNIPNIIAAAEITNADAIHPGYGFLSERSKFAQICAEHEIKFIGPTPEMIDAMGDKASAKATAKKAGVPCVPGSDGLLESLEDAKATAKKIGYPVLMKATAGGGGKGMRIVHEEKEIEHAWESARKEALASFGNDGMYMEKFIEEPRHIEIQIAGDQYGKACHLSERDCSIQRRHQKLAEETPSPFMTPELRNAMGEAAVKLANAIKYEGVGTIEFLVDKHRNFYFMEMNTRIQVEHPITEEVIDYDLIREQIQIAAGVPISGKNYFPQLHSIECRINAEDPQNDFRPSPGKITTLHVPGGHGIRVDTHIYAGYVIPPYYDSMVAKLITVAQTREEAISKMHRALGEFVIEGVKTTIAFHIKLMENEDFRKGNYTTKFLETHKLF from the coding sequence GTGTTTAAAAAAATACTTATAGCCAATCGCGGGGAAATTGCCCTGCGAATCATTCGTTCCTGCAAGGAAATGGGAATAAAAACGGTTGCCGTTTATTCCACTGCCGATAAAGATTCTTTACACGTTCGTTTTGCCGATGAAGCGGTTTGCATAGGTCCGCCAGCAAGCAAAGATTCTTATCTGAACATTCCAAATATTATTGCTGCAGCTGAAATCACCAATGCAGATGCCATTCATCCCGGCTATGGATTTTTATCTGAGCGTTCCAAGTTCGCCCAGATTTGTGCCGAGCACGAAATAAAATTCATCGGTCCCACACCGGAAATGATTGATGCAATGGGCGACAAAGCATCGGCAAAAGCCACTGCGAAAAAAGCCGGAGTTCCCTGCGTTCCCGGCTCGGATGGTTTGCTCGAAAGTTTGGAAGATGCAAAAGCCACTGCAAAAAAAATCGGCTATCCCGTTTTGATGAAAGCAACTGCGGGTGGCGGAGGAAAAGGAATGCGCATTGTTCACGAAGAAAAAGAAATCGAGCACGCCTGGGAATCTGCGCGCAAAGAAGCGCTCGCCTCTTTTGGAAATGACGGCATGTACATGGAAAAATTTATTGAGGAGCCGCGCCATATAGAAATTCAGATTGCGGGCGACCAATATGGAAAAGCATGTCATCTTTCCGAACGGGATTGCTCGATTCAAAGACGGCATCAGAAACTTGCTGAAGAAACACCTTCCCCGTTTATGACTCCGGAACTGCGCAACGCTATGGGCGAAGCCGCTGTGAAACTTGCCAACGCAATTAAATACGAAGGTGTGGGCACAATAGAATTTCTGGTTGACAAGCACCGCAATTTTTATTTCATGGAGATGAACACACGGATTCAAGTCGAGCATCCGATCACGGAAGAAGTGATTGACTACGATTTAATCCGCGAGCAAATTCAGATTGCAGCCGGAGTTCCTATTTCAGGGAAAAATTATTTTCCGCAACTGCATTCCATCGAGTGCCGCATTAATGCCGAAGATCCGCAAAATGATTTCCGTCCTTCACCGGGAAAAATCACCACGCTGCATGTACCGGGCGGGCATGGCATTCGCGTGGACACTCACATTTATGCCGGCTACGTGATTCCGCCTTATTACGATTCAATGGTTGCAAAACTGATTACCGTTGCGCAAACACGCGAAGAAGCCATTTCAAAAATGCACCGCGCGCTCGGAGAATTTGTAATTGAAGGCGTGAAAACTACAATTGCTTTTCACATCAAACTAATGGAGAACGAGGATTTCCGAAAAGGAAATTACACAACAAAGTTTTTAGAAACTCACAAACTCTTCTAA
- the cobA gene encoding uroporphyrinogen-III C-methyltransferase, whose amino-acid sequence MSNKKIQPKLTLAGAGPGDPDLITAKAINALGKADIVLYDALVNPVLLKYASPNVKKIFVGKRNGQHSLKQEQINNLIVDLAFTYGHIVRLKGGDPFVFGRGYEEIEYAESFNIETEVIPGISSSVGVPARAGIPVTHRGASESFWVITGTTRTGELSKDIALASQSTATVVILMGVHKLHEIVEVYKSSGKENLPIALIQNGTLPEEKIAVGTISTIEKIVKEKQIGSPAVIVAGEVVKLHPEFVAEEVLEKYLLN is encoded by the coding sequence ATGTCAAACAAAAAAATACAACCCAAACTAACTCTCGCAGGCGCAGGTCCCGGAGATCCGGATTTAATCACTGCGAAAGCAATCAACGCACTCGGAAAAGCCGACATTGTTTTGTACGATGCGCTTGTAAATCCCGTTCTTCTTAAATATGCTTCACCGAATGTGAAAAAGATTTTCGTAGGAAAAAGAAACGGGCAGCATTCACTCAAGCAGGAGCAAATCAATAATCTCATAGTGGATTTAGCATTTACTTACGGACACATTGTTCGTTTAAAAGGAGGCGACCCATTTGTTTTCGGGCGCGGCTACGAAGAAATTGAATATGCAGAATCATTCAACATAGAAACAGAAGTGATTCCCGGAATTTCTTCTTCAGTAGGCGTTCCTGCACGCGCTGGAATTCCTGTCACGCACCGTGGAGCCAGCGAAAGTTTCTGGGTGATTACCGGAACTACGCGCACAGGAGAACTTTCAAAAGATATTGCGCTCGCTTCACAGAGCACAGCAACAGTTGTCATCCTGATGGGCGTTCATAAACTTCACGAGATTGTGGAAGTTTATAAATCATCCGGAAAAGAAAATCTTCCGATAGCGCTGATTCAGAACGGAACTTTGCCCGAAGAAAAAATTGCAGTGGGAACAATTTCTACCATAGAGAAAATCGTGAAAGAAAAACAAATCGGTTCGCCTGCAGTGATTGTTGCCGGAGAAGTTGTGAAACTTCATCCTGAATTTGTAGCGGAAGAAGTTTTGGAAAAATATCTGTTAAATTAA
- a CDS encoding TSUP family transporter, translated as METIEEKITIEKQETNINKLFPIFLKLEKLKVLIVGGGNVALEKLNAVLANSPETNITIVAPEIINEIFKISYENENVKIKQRVFFPGDLFNADIVIAATGDHDTNKIIKDEAKKREMLVNVADTPELCDFYLGSIVNKGDLKIAVSTNGKSPTLAKRVKEVLNDAIPNETQNVLDNLEVIRKKLNGNFSEKVKKLNEITSVLAVENNIHSLQPHLLVEEEEKPKYKQAKYWVIYSFSAIALMIVGHLLFSYLPLNAIGGYIGEVAGKIDSTLLIFVVGGFLAQMVDGALGMAYGVTATTFLLSFGISPAAASASVHASEIFTTGASGISHLRFKNVNTKLFRNLLIPGILGAILGAYILSSLENYAVYIKPFVSVYTLILGVVIIRKAIRKIQTKKKIKRVGRLAFIGAFLDSIGGGGWGPIVSSTLIARGRSWRYTIGSVNLAEFFVTLASSITFFTVIGIHHWYVIIGLIIGGMIAAPFAAYLTSKIPVRAGLITVGVVVIVVSLRILFKTFF; from the coding sequence ATGGAAACCATAGAAGAAAAAATTACAATTGAAAAACAGGAAACCAACATCAATAAATTGTTTCCTATTTTTTTAAAGCTGGAGAAACTGAAAGTTCTCATTGTAGGCGGAGGAAATGTTGCGCTGGAAAAACTGAATGCAGTTCTTGCAAACAGTCCCGAAACGAATATAACTATTGTTGCGCCCGAAATCATAAATGAGATTTTCAAAATCTCCTATGAAAATGAGAATGTGAAAATAAAACAGCGCGTGTTTTTTCCCGGTGATTTGTTCAATGCAGATATTGTGATTGCCGCCACTGGCGACCACGACACGAACAAAATCATAAAGGACGAAGCGAAGAAGCGCGAAATGCTTGTGAACGTTGCCGATACTCCGGAGCTTTGCGACTTTTATCTTGGAAGCATTGTGAACAAAGGCGATTTGAAAATTGCCGTTTCTACAAATGGAAAATCTCCCACGCTTGCCAAGCGCGTCAAGGAAGTTTTGAATGATGCTATTCCGAATGAAACACAAAATGTTTTGGACAATCTCGAAGTGATTAGAAAAAAGTTGAACGGAAATTTTTCAGAGAAAGTAAAAAAGTTAAATGAAATTACTTCGGTATTAGCAGTGGAAAATAATATTCATTCACTTCAGCCACACTTGCTGGTTGAAGAGGAAGAAAAACCAAAATACAAGCAGGCGAAATATTGGGTTATTTATTCCTTCTCCGCAATTGCATTGATGATTGTCGGGCATCTTTTATTTTCGTATTTGCCGCTGAATGCAATCGGAGGTTATATAGGTGAAGTTGCCGGTAAAATTGACAGCACACTTTTAATTTTTGTTGTCGGAGGATTTTTGGCGCAAATGGTAGATGGCGCGCTTGGAATGGCGTACGGAGTTACGGCAACAACTTTTCTTTTATCATTCGGAATTTCTCCGGCTGCTGCGAGTGCAAGCGTGCACGCTTCGGAAATTTTTACGACCGGTGCTTCCGGAATTTCTCATCTGCGTTTTAAAAATGTGAACACAAAATTGTTTCGCAATCTTTTAATCCCGGGAATTCTCGGAGCAATTCTCGGAGCATACATTTTATCTTCTCTGGAAAATTATGCGGTGTATATCAAACCTTTCGTTTCAGTTTATACATTGATTCTCGGAGTGGTGATTATCCGAAAAGCGATTCGGAAAATCCAGACGAAGAAAAAAATAAAACGAGTCGGACGCCTTGCTTTCATCGGAGCATTTCTCGATTCCATTGGCGGTGGCGGATGGGGACCGATTGTTTCTTCCACACTTATTGCGCGCGGAAGAAGCTGGCGCTACACCATCGGTTCGGTAAACCTTGCAGAATTTTTTGTAACACTTGCAAGTTCGATTACATTTTTCACCGTAATAGGAATTCATCACTGGTATGTAATTATCGGTTTAATCATTGGCGGAATGATTGCCGCGCCTTTTGCCGCTTATCTCACTTCAAAAATTCCGGTTCGCGCAGGATTAATTACAGTAGGAGTTGTGGTGATTGTTGTAAGTTTGAGGATTCTTTTTAAAACATTCTTTTAG
- a CDS encoding SpoIIE family protein phosphatase, whose translation MRCINRTLRFAAFIFFLSGLLNLFQHLSAQQSIRIHQLISGKKEIKIQAIAQDHSGNLWVGTELGLIRYNGISYKLFQRKDGLSSNSVTALLENSDSILWIGYADGKISLLRNEKFSSFTQKDSADKEKISCIVADSKKNVWIGTYGSGTYLFDGKNISHYNSKNGLSDDFVYSICEAKEGSIWLGTDGGITILEGGKKNYLTTKSGLPDNIVPIILKDRKGKIWIAMRDSGFCNYDLAEKKIIRPGIKGGWKFGPIYSMLVDYSGAVWIGAEAEGGLIAFTVRDNYYFRFPVSGHNAHSNQKVQVLFEDTEKNIWIGTEKGLTQYCRSRFEVFTMKDGLPSDSIRALMNDSKGNYWISTPKGLFTFHFDESGIPKSKLFFSDKKSDFRIVSLFEGKNGNVWVGTYGHGAYLLNPETGSTTIFSEAQGLASNNIMSICDDKDGNIWLATLGGGVSKISFTEENYRGKSAVKNFSEEDGIGSIYAYYAFRDSRNILWFGTDGGGITRYDGKFFSSFNTKAGGLKSDIVYSIIEDESGLIWFATQEGGIYSYNGRTFTNYGTENGIRDLSPDILSLGAGNDVVIAHDNGIDVLDGKNPKQARQYNFSEAGNDFSPNQNVFFRDKNGIVWMGTDNGIIRFRSSFDSLDYLAPKTQLTGLQVMLQLYPMNASPEFSYKQNQFVFEFMGTFLRAPEKVRYRYKLDGHNKEWSLPTENRMASYPNLPNGEYTFQVSASNAEGMWSEPVSYHFVIKPPFWKTVWFYLLCAIFLAAFFYVSMKLRVKALQRQNKILEEKVEQRTHEVVEQKKIIEEKNKDITSSIRYAKRIQDALLPAKKYMDEHMEDYFVLFKQKDIVSGDFYWANKKESKLFFAAIDCTGHGVPGAFVSLVAHGNIQRAIIMFQLRTPSEILDKLNEGVTDVLSRGGETQDIKDGMDISLCGLDRKNMKLEFSGANHPMLLIRNGELKEIRGDKQPIGQFISRKNFTNHELEIQKGDTIYLYSDGYGDQFGGKQGKKFKRSRLKELILSIHHKPMEQQKIILDETIEEWKGNLEQIDDILVMGVKV comes from the coding sequence ATGAGGTGCATAAACAGAACTCTCCGTTTCGCAGCGTTCATTTTTTTTCTTTCAGGCCTGCTGAACTTGTTTCAGCATCTCTCCGCCCAGCAATCCATCCGCATTCATCAACTTATTTCCGGAAAAAAAGAAATTAAAATCCAGGCAATCGCGCAAGACCATAGCGGAAATTTATGGGTTGGAACCGAACTCGGATTGATTCGCTACAACGGAATTTCCTATAAGCTTTTTCAGAGGAAGGACGGGCTTTCATCCAATTCAGTAACTGCACTTCTCGAAAATTCAGACAGCATACTTTGGATTGGTTATGCCGATGGAAAAATTTCTCTCCTCCGGAATGAAAAGTTTTCTTCTTTCACACAGAAAGATTCTGCCGATAAAGAAAAAATTTCCTGCATTGTTGCCGACAGCAAAAAAAATGTCTGGATTGGAACATATGGTTCGGGCACATATCTTTTCGATGGGAAAAATATTTCTCATTATAATTCTAAAAACGGATTGAGCGATGATTTTGTGTATTCCATCTGCGAAGCAAAAGAAGGAAGCATCTGGCTCGGCACTGATGGGGGAATTACTATTCTGGAAGGCGGCAAAAAAAATTATCTCACCACAAAAAGCGGGCTTCCCGATAATATTGTTCCGATAATTTTAAAAGACCGGAAGGGAAAAATCTGGATTGCCATGCGCGATTCGGGTTTCTGCAATTATGATTTGGCAGAGAAAAAAATTATTCGTCCCGGAATAAAAGGCGGGTGGAAATTCGGCCCCATTTATTCCATGCTCGTAGATTATTCAGGCGCGGTGTGGATTGGTGCGGAAGCCGAAGGCGGTTTGATTGCATTCACCGTTCGTGACAACTACTATTTCCGATTTCCTGTTTCAGGGCACAATGCGCATTCCAATCAGAAAGTTCAAGTGCTTTTTGAAGACACAGAAAAAAATATCTGGATTGGAACCGAAAAAGGTTTGACGCAATATTGCCGCAGCCGCTTCGAAGTTTTTACTATGAAAGATGGGCTGCCTTCCGATTCCATTCGCGCGCTGATGAACGATTCAAAAGGAAATTACTGGATAAGCACGCCAAAAGGGTTGTTCACTTTTCATTTTGATGAATCGGGAATTCCCAAGAGCAAATTATTTTTCAGCGATAAAAAATCTGACTTCAGAATCGTTTCTCTCTTCGAAGGGAAAAACGGAAACGTGTGGGTTGGAACTTACGGGCATGGCGCTTATCTTCTGAACCCTGAAACAGGCAGCACAACAATTTTTTCAGAAGCGCAAGGGCTGGCGAGCAACAACATCATGTCCATCTGCGATGATAAAGACGGAAACATCTGGCTTGCGACTTTAGGCGGAGGCGTTTCAAAAATTTCTTTCACGGAAGAAAATTACAGGGGAAAATCCGCTGTCAAAAATTTTTCGGAGGAAGACGGCATCGGAAGTATTTATGCGTATTACGCTTTCCGCGACAGCAGAAATATTTTATGGTTTGGCACCGATGGCGGAGGCATTACGCGCTACGATGGGAAATTTTTTTCTTCCTTCAACACAAAAGCAGGAGGATTAAAAAGCGATATTGTTTATTCCATCATCGAAGACGAAAGCGGGCTTATTTGGTTTGCCACGCAGGAAGGAGGAATTTATTCTTACAACGGGAGAACATTCACGAACTACGGAACTGAAAATGGAATCCGCGATTTGTCGCCCGATATTCTTTCCCTCGGGGCGGGAAACGATGTGGTGATTGCGCACGACAACGGCATAGATGTGCTTGACGGAAAAAATCCAAAGCAAGCACGCCAATATAATTTCAGCGAAGCGGGAAATGATTTTTCTCCCAATCAAAATGTTTTCTTCCGCGATAAAAACGGAATTGTGTGGATGGGAACCGACAACGGAATTATAAGGTTTCGTTCTTCCTTCGACTCACTCGATTATCTCGCGCCAAAAACTCAACTCACGGGATTGCAGGTGATGCTTCAACTTTACCCGATGAATGCTTCTCCGGAATTCAGTTACAAGCAAAACCAGTTTGTGTTTGAATTCATGGGAACTTTTTTGCGCGCGCCCGAAAAAGTGCGCTACCGCTATAAACTCGATGGGCACAATAAAGAGTGGTCGCTTCCCACTGAAAACAGAATGGCTTCGTATCCGAATCTGCCGAACGGAGAATATACTTTCCAAGTTTCTGCTTCCAACGCGGAAGGAATGTGGAGCGAACCGGTTTCGTATCACTTCGTCATTAAGCCGCCCTTCTGGAAAACAGTGTGGTTTTATCTGCTTTGCGCAATTTTTCTTGCAGCATTTTTTTATGTTTCGATGAAACTCCGCGTGAAAGCGCTGCAGCGGCAAAATAAAATTCTTGAAGAAAAAGTGGAACAGCGCACACACGAAGTGGTGGAGCAGAAAAAAATCATTGAAGAAAAAAATAAAGACATTACCAGCAGCATCCGTTATGCAAAACGGATTCAGGATGCGCTGCTTCCTGCAAAAAAATATATGGACGAGCACATGGAAGATTATTTTGTTCTCTTCAAGCAGAAAGATATTGTGAGCGGAGATTTTTACTGGGCAAATAAAAAAGAAAGTAAATTGTTTTTTGCCGCCATTGATTGCACCGGGCACGGAGTTCCCGGAGCATTTGTAAGTTTGGTGGCGCATGGAAATATTCAGCGCGCAATAATAATGTTTCAACTGCGTACTCCTTCAGAAATTCTCGACAAGTTAAATGAGGGCGTAACTGATGTGTTGAGCCGCGGAGGAGAAACGCAGGATATAAAAGACGGAATGGATATTTCTCTCTGCGGTCTTGACCGGAAAAATATGAAACTGGAATTCAGCGGGGCAAATCATCCGATGCTTTTGATTCGGAATGGCGAGTTGAAAGAAATCCGCGGAGACAAGCAGCCCATCGGGCAATTCATCTCGAGAAAAAATTTCACCAACCACGAACTGGAAATTCAGAAAGGTGATACGATTTATCTTTATTCGGACGGCTATGGCGACCAGTTTGGAGGAAAGCAAGGAAAAAAATTCAAACGCAGCCGGTTGAAAGAATTAATTCTTTCTATCCACCATAAACCGATGGAGCAACAAAAAATAATTCTGGATGAAACCATTGAAGAATGGAAAGGAAACCTGGAGCAGATTGATGATATACTCGTGATGGGCGTAAAAGTTTAG
- a CDS encoding phosphoadenylyl-sulfate reductase yields MNRIEKLVSGKSPEESLALLSKEFSGTIIFSTSFGLEDQAITHIIFSQNVPIKVFTLETGRLFPETYSVWNNTRKKYGKNIESFSPNETAVQKLVSEKGPNSFYESVENRLECCFIRKVEPLQRALMGNEIWITGIRKKQSQHRNILSSVEWDEKNNIVKFHPLFDWSFDEVKSFIKKNNIPYNSLHDKGFPSIGCQPCTRAVKNGEDARAGRWWWEDTTKKECGLHTH; encoded by the coding sequence ATAAATAGAATTGAAAAACTTGTTTCTGGAAAATCTCCGGAAGAATCTCTTGCTTTGCTTTCAAAAGAATTTTCCGGGACAATAATTTTCTCCACCAGTTTTGGTTTGGAAGACCAGGCAATCACGCATATTATTTTTTCACAAAATGTTCCGATAAAAGTTTTCACTCTTGAAACAGGAAGATTGTTTCCCGAAACATATTCTGTTTGGAACAACACCAGAAAAAAATATGGGAAGAACATAGAATCTTTTTCTCCGAATGAAACCGCAGTGCAGAAATTAGTTTCAGAAAAAGGCCCGAACAGTTTTTATGAATCAGTTGAAAACAGATTAGAATGTTGTTTCATACGCAAAGTAGAACCGCTGCAGCGCGCGTTGATGGGAAATGAAATCTGGATTACGGGAATCCGAAAAAAACAATCGCAGCACAGAAATATTCTTTCTTCGGTGGAATGGGATGAGAAAAACAATATTGTAAAGTTTCATCCTTTGTTTGACTGGAGTTTTGATGAAGTAAAAAGTTTTATAAAGAAAAATAATATTCCCTATAATTCTTTGCACGACAAAGGATTTCCCAGTATCGGATGTCAGCCCTGCACGCGAGCAGTAAAAAACGGAGAAGATGCCCGAGCGGGAAGATGGTGGTGGGAAGACACAACTAAAAAAGAATGCGGATTACATACACATTGA